In Desulfosporosinus youngiae DSM 17734, the genomic stretch GCCGGTTGACAAGAATGCTGGAGATGAGGTTTCCAGCGGTACGGTGAATCAGTTCGGAACCTTTGAAATGGAAGCTACAAGGGTTGGCGAGGACAGTTCTTTGCAAAGAATGATCAGGCTCGTCCAGTCGGCCGATGCCAGCAAAGCAAAAATCGTTGGAATTGCGGACAGATGGGCTACCTGGATCGTTGTAATCGCGCTTATTTCCGCTGTCGCCACATGGCTTATTACAGGTGAAATTATACGTGCCGTGACGATATTGGTTGTGTTCTGCCCCTGTGCGTTGGTGTTGGCAACGCCTACGGCTATTATGGCCGGTATCGGCAATGCCACAAAGTTTGGCATCCTGATCCGTGAGGGCGACGCCCTGGAAAGGCTTTCTGAGGTCAAGTGTATTGCCCTTGACAAAACCGGCACGCTTACTTACGGAAATCCCGCTGTTGCGGCCGTCGAGAGCTTTGATTCCGGCCTGTCCGGTGAAGCATTGTTATCCCTGACAGCCTCCGCGGAGTTACGTTCCGAGCATCCTTTGGGAAAAGCAATTGTCGCCCATTATAAGGCTTCTTCAAGCGCATCCTTGCAGGAACCCAGTGATTTTCAAATGCTGGCTGGGCGCGGTGTTTCCGCAGTTGTAGAAAGCCGCGGCGTGCTGGCGGGCAATATGGAAATGCTGCGCGACAATTCTATCCCGCTGCCCCAAGCTATAATAAATAAAGCTGATCAATACAGAAATGACGGCTGTACCGTCATCTATATTTCTGCGGACGGCCATGCGGTGGGCTTCATTGCTTTGTCGGACACCTTAAGGGCGGATACCGTCGATATGATAAAAGGCGTTGAGAAAATCGGCGTGAAAAGTGTGCTGCTCACAGGTGACAATTGCCACGCAGCTTCCCATATCGCAAGGATTGCAGGCATCAGTGGTGTCCATAGCGATTGCCTGCCTGAAGATAAGATGGCTGTCATCGAGCAATATCAAAGTCGTGGTGATAGGGTCTGCATGGTAGGCGACGGTATAAACGACGCACCCGCCCTGAAAAAAGCGTATGTCGGCATAGCGATGGGGGGTGTTGGCAGCGACATTGCCGTAGATGCTGCCGATATTGTCCTGGTTGGTGATGATATTAAGTACATTCCCCATCTGTTGGCCTTGTCTAAAAAAACCATGAATACCATTAAATTAAATATGGCACTTTCCATGGTTCTGAACTTTGCCGCTATTCTTCTTGCCATAACAGGGATTCTCAATCCTGTTATGGGTGCGCTGGTGCATAATGTTGGTTCGGTCGCAGTGATTATAAACTCATCCCTGTTATTAAAATGGAAGGAGACTAAAAAATGAAATCATTGATATTTCATCGCAGGAGGTACATATTACCTGATAAAAGAAAAGGACGATAAAGAATCCGTTAAAATATACGGAACATTTATCGCCATTGGTGCGGTGATAACAATTGCATTGGTTATAAAAATATTTATTTACTGGCTATTTGCCTATGGTTTAACCGTTCAGGTAAAACATCATTACGCAACAAGTCCGAATGGGTTTCACGTTTGACGATTACATCCGCGTGGCCGTCCTTAACCAGGACAACTCCCGGTCGTGGAAGCCGATTGTAGTTTGATGACATGGAATAATTGTAAGCTCCCGTCGATAAAACCGCCAGTAAGTCCCCTGGCTTTACTTTCGGCAAATTAATATCCCAAATTAACATATCTCCGGACTCACAACATTTACCAGTAATCGAAACGGATTCTTTTACTTCCTCATTTAAACGGTTTGCCACAACCGCTTCATAACGAGCCTGATAAAGGGAAGGCCGGGGATTATCTGCCATACCTCCATCAATTGCGACATATTTGCGAATCCCGGGTATTTCTTTAATTGAACCAATCGAATATAGAGTTGTTCCGGCAGTTCCTACGATCGAACGCCCTGGCTCAATAATAATTTTAGGCCACGGAAAACTATGCCTTTGACAGGCTTCGTCTAATGCGTTCCGGACTGTTTTAGCATAATCCGAAATTTTAGCGGGTTCATCGCCAGAGGCATAATATATTCCGAATCCGCCGCCAAGATTCAATTCCTGCAAACGATAATCTGTACGTACTTGGGAATCAGCCATATATTTGACCATGATTTCAACTTCATGGCGAAAAGAATCCAATTCAAAGATTTGTGATCCGATGTGAGCATGAAGCCCCTTGAGCATGAGGTTGGAGGAAGATAACGCTAAGTCAATTGCTTGGTCCGCAGTACCGTTTGATAATGTAAAACCAAATTTAGAATCAATCTGGCCGGTCTGAATATACTCATGTGTATGTGCTTCAATCCCTGGGGTTATACGAAGAAGAATGTTTATTTGTTGATTTCTCTCTCTGGCTAAATCATTTAGTAAGCTCATCTCGTAGAAATTATCAACAACAATTCGCCCCACTTCAGCGTTCAAAGCCATCGACAATTCTTCCCGTGATTTATTATTGCCATGAAAATAAATATTCTTCGGCGTAAACTCTGCTTGAAGAGCCGTATAGAGTTCCCCCCCTGAGACAACATCTAAACCCAATCCTTCTTCTTCAATAATCCGACACATAGCCAAGGTCAAAAATGCTTTAGACGCATAAACAACCTCAGTGTTTTCCATACCCTTAACAAATGAACTATGGTATTGCCTGCAAATCTCCCGGATATGGGCTTCATCCATGATATATAAAGGAGTGCCAAATTGACTTGCCAGTTCTACTGTATCACATCCGCCTATTTCCAAGTGACCCTGCTGATTCATGACTTGAGTTCCGTGCAGCCTCAAAATTTATCCTCCTTTTTCTTAAAATAGACTCCCGGTATTTGATGAACTACTAAAAACCCATTATTACGCCGCATTATAAAGTGTATCAAGATTTTATCATCGAAACAACTGTAACGTCGTTACTCCGTCCCTTCTTCACAGAATCGCGGACCTCGCTTTCAGCGGCCGAACAATGACCAGGTCGAGGGCTACCAAGACAAGGGTTGCGATGAGGACAATGACTAAGCCTTTAGAAGAAACAGTTGGCGGATAAGAATAGGCCGGAACAGAATAAGGAGAGAACTGAAGAGGTGCAGGACTCGGGAATCTTGAGGAAGTAGGATAGTAAGGATAAGATTGTGGTGAATAAGGTAAGTTGGAGGGAACGATGTAAGGTGATTGGCGGGCATAGAGGGATGGAGCAGGAAGATTGGCATTGATTGCCGGCGGAGCGGCGGGTCGTTGAGCGGGATAATAGGTGGGAGCAGAGCGTGTGGTGTATTGATGGAAGAGGCATGAATTCTTTAGACCCGGTGTATAGTAGCGGGAGTATCCATGATTCAATGCGGGTCTCCCCTTTCTGGAGTTCAGCTTTAACAAAATACTTGGATAAGCTCTAGGACCAAGAATCTTTGTTGGTATTATATGTAAATTAATGTTGTAATGCTACTTTTTTAATCCTTAGATGAGTGAGGTTACTAAATACTGTTTAAGAAAGAGAAAAGTCTTCACAAGGCTTTTTTTCTTTATTTTTCTAAATTAATCCTAGAATATTTTAGGGAAGATTGTTTGATGCTAAAGGAAAGAATTTAGAAATGGAGTGGGCTTGGGATGAAAGAAAAAAAGAATCGATTTGAACTACTTTTCCGGGTCGTTAAAGTCCATAAAAAAACCCTATTTCTTGGATTCTTTTTGGGAATAAGTCTAGTGTTAGGGGTTAGTCTGGCTAATCAGGTGATCGGAAATGAAACCCCCATTACCCTTGCAAAGGCGGGAGAAGGATCAAGCCAGGCGGAAAAAGAAATTCCCACAATAGATATAAGCGCGAGCAATCAAGTCAATGAGACAACGATTATCGCCGAAACCTTAGATGCTCAACAGGAGGCTGCAGACGAACAGACTGAAGATGCGTCTCAAAACAATAACTCTGACCCGGCTGCTAATAGTGTTAATGACTTGATTGACGAGGCTATTCCTACGTTTAATAAGAAACATTTTACGGTACTTTTAGTAGGTGTGGATCAAAGGCCCAGAGAAAAGTCGATTAGTAATACGGATACTCTTTTAGTCGCCGATGTCAATACGATCAACGGTCAGGTGACTCTCCTTTCTATCCCCCGTGATACACAAGTAATGATTCCGGGCTATGGGAAGGAAAAAATCAATGCCGCCGCCCGGCTGGGTAAGGGCCTTAAAACCACAACAGCTTTAGTTGAAGAAATAACTGGTCAGCCTATCGATGGTTATGTTCTGACAAATTTCACAGGCTTTAAAACGATTATCGATACTCTGGGGGGGATTACTCTCACTGTAGAAAAAGATATGTATTACATGACTGGAGATAAGGAAGATGGGATCATTAACCTTAAAGAGGGAACACAACGCTTAAATGGGACTCAAGCTCTACAATATGCGCGGTTTCGCCAGGATGCTTTAGCAGATATATCAAGAACATCCCGCCAGCAGGCGGTTCTGAAAGCTATGGGAAAAGAGTTTCTCCAAGTTAAGACCTTACCTAAATTGCCGGCGCTGATTTCTCAGATAACCAAATGTACAGAAACTGACCTTACGGCAGGGGAATTATGGTCTATGGCTAATATTCTCCTTCGTTTTAAGAACCCCAACATTACCTCTCAGACACTGCCGGGTAATTTTCTCATAGAAGATAATATTAGTTATTGGAAAGTAAATCCTAAAAAGTCACAGGCTTTAGTTAAAAAGTTGATCGAAGAGGGAAAAACGTCGTCAGTTTTTTTTCAGTAGAACGAACGACATAGAGTTTCATACACCCTCCACAGGTTCTTGTCATTTGGGGAAAACGGTTATATACTATATAGGATTCATTTAGACGGTAAATTTTTGGAGGGTGAACATTGGATAAGCTGCTTGAGAAATTGAAAGAATACTTACACATGGAAACGGAAATCCCATTTGAAGAGTTTTCCGAGTATTACCACAAACTAATTGCGGAATTGAACCAGACGTTCAACGACCTTGACAATGACGCTCGCGTAAAGGCTCTTTATATTTGTTCAATTGTACAATCTAATGCCGACGCCAGAGCAAAAGCGAGTAAAGTTAATGCCAAGGCCTTTAAAAAGATGAGTTCAAAATGTGCTTTCTGGGCCGATGCTATTAAGTTTAACTTAGGCAAAAGCGGAATGTCTCCTGAGGAGATTGAACAGGCAACAGAAGAGATCAATGAGAACATCTAAGCAGGGATAATTTATGAATGGATAGAAGAAGTCTTTGCCTTTACAGGTTTTAAGTTTTCTTCTATTTTTTTATAAAAAGTGAAACAATTGAGGCACTTGAAACGTAATAATTAACGTGTAAACAATCTTAAAAGATGAGGAGGAATGAACATGCCTGAAAGAGTTTATCGATCGGTACGGAATAAGATGATTGGAGGAGTTTGCGGAGGACTTGCCGATTATTTCCGGGTTGATGTCACTTTAGTCCGGCTCATTGCATTGGTTGCTTTATTTGCCGGGGGAGTGGGTTTTTTGGCCTATTTAGCAGCTTGGGTGATCATTCCGATCAATCCTGAGGAGGAAGATGTCAAAGACGTGGTCCCGGATGTGAATGAAGAATCCAGGGAATTCAGAAAACCTGAGAACCACGAAAGGCACGATAACCGCACTAAAATTGCGGGAGCGATTTTGATCGTTGTAGGTGCCGTATTTTTGCTGGAAAGCTGGTTCCCGTACTGGTTTGATATGAGTAAAATGTGGCCGCTCCTACTTATTTTCATAGGACTCTTTGTCATTGTGCGGGGGGGAAGGAGATGAAAAAAATCTATGATAGCCTTAGCCGGGGATTGCTCTTAATAGGGATAGGGATTGTCTTCTTCCTGCTCAATTATGGGTTTTTATCCTGGGGCCTATGGAGACACGTCATCGACCTATGGCCTTTAATCCTTATTCTGGCCGGAATCAGTTTGCTGTTTAACCGGCGGATTTCTTTTAGCGTTATTTTGTTAATCTTTTTATTGTGCATCGTAGGGTATTCAATCGCCATAGGAGATAAGCCTGCACCGGGGCACATCAATAATTCGTTTCCTAATGAATGGCACAATAGAAATGGAATCCATATTGAGTTGTAGAATCCTTTCAGTGTTGTGAACGGCCTAAAGATGGTATACTATAAGAATAATCATTAAGAAGGAGTTTGGAGAGTAGATATGGATATCATTTTGGCTCATCGCCAAATCGATTTTGATGCGTTAGCTTCCATGGTGGCTGCTCAGAAAATTTATCCCAACAGTGTTTTGGTCATGGACGGGAAACCAAACGTCAATGTTCAGGACTTTTTGGCGTTATCCAGGGATACCCTGAGATTTCGAAAGGCTCAAGATATTAATCTGGATAAGGTTTCCCGGGTTATCCTGGTAGATACTCATGATCTTCATCGGGCAGGCTCAATGGGGGAAAAGGTCTCGAAAATTCCCGGAGTTCAGATAGAAATCTATGACCATCATCCCTATGCAGGTAAGCTCAGAGAGGGCATGGTGATCGAGCCGGTCGGAGCCTGTGCGACCCTTCTGGTTGAAAAACTGGCTGGGCTGGGGTTGCCCTTAAGTAGTTTTGAAGCCACCTTAATAGCCATAGGAATCTATGATGATACTGGGAGTTTATTGTTTGACAATACCACAGTACGTGATGTGCACGCTGTGGCTTATTTATTAGAGCAAGGTGCGAATTTAGGAGTAATTTCTAAGAATTTGCGCCGTCCTCTTGCTGAAGAACAGAAAGACCTGCTGCAGGAATTATTAGATCGAGGACAAACTGAATTCTTTGAGGGACTGCCGGTTTATATCTCATATGCCGAGATAAAGGATTATGTGGGCGGGCTTGCTCTTTTAGCTCATCGAGTAGGAGAGCTTGAAGGCGCTGATACTTGGTTTCTGTTAGTTAAAATGGAGAACCGAGTTTATGTTGTCGGACGATCAAGAGGCAGGGGCTTGCCGATCAATGGAATAGTACGGCTATTTGGGGGTGCGGGTCACGAGAGGGCTGCTTCTGCCACCATTAAGGATGCAGAGCTCTCAGAGATATTAAAACAACTGCGTTCGGCGATCCGGAGTCGCGCCAAACGCCCTCATCTTGTTAAAGATATAATGAGCTTCCCGGTTAAGACTGTATCTCCTGAGACACGGCTAGGTGAAGTGGAGCAAATATTATTGCGCTACGGACATACAGGAGTGCCGGTCACGGAGGATAAGAATCTCGTGGGGATTATTTCCAGACGTGATGTGGATAAGGCCATTAAACACGGATTAAGACATGCTCCTGTAAAAGGGTTTATGACCACAAAGGTTTCTACAGTGGAAGCTGATGTGCCTTGGGATGAAGTTCGCCGCCTAATGGTTCAGCATGATATTGGACGTCTGCCTGTAGTAGAAGATGGGGATCTCGTCGGCATTGTATCGAGGTCAGACGTTTTGCGTCTGGTTCATGGCGGGTCTGTTCCTATTGAAACCCAACTCGCCCGGGAACGCAGTGCCGCCATGCGTCAGGATATCCTGGATTTGATAAACCTTCTGCCTGAAGATGTCCGAAAGCTCCTCGAAGCGGTGAGAGACACTGCAGGTGAGGAAGGGTGCTCAGTTTATCTTGTGGGAGGGTTTGTCAGGGATTTATTGCTGTCCGTTCCCACGCAGGATTTAGATTTTGTTGTAGAAGGCAGCGGCGGTCAATTTGCCCAGGCTTTGATGCGTCGTATGCCGGATGGAAAACTGACTCAGCATTTTAAGTTTGGAACTGCCCAGATTAGTTTCCCTGATGGAAGCCATCTGGACATCGCCAGTACGAGATGGGAACACTATTCTTTCCCGGGCGCACTTCCTCAAGTAGAGGAATCCTGTCTGCGTGATGATTTATTCAGACGGGATTTTACGATCAATTCCATGGCAATTTGTCTTAACACAGAGCGTTACGGTGAACTTGTCGATTATTATGGCGGTAAACAGGATTTACAGCAAAGAAAAATTCGTTTTTTGCATAATCTTAGTTTCATAGATGACCCTACCCGTATGCTGCGTGCTATACGTTTTAAAGAACGCTATCAGTTTGACTTTGCCAAGGAAACTCTGGACGCTTTACATACTGCCATAGAGACGGGCGTTCTTTCCAAGCTTAGTGTGGAACGTTTCACAGAAGAAATCCTCCTTATTTTTAAAGAAGCAAATTATCTGGCCATGGGTCAGATCCTGGTTAAAAGTGGTTTGTTTAAAGCCTGGTTTGGCGAGGAGCTTGCTTGGAATTTTGACTTGGATAATGCTGAGGAGAGTCTGGATTGGTCCCTGAACATGCGCTGGTTAATCTCGGTTTCTCAAATGGAATCGGCCGGAATTGAACAGTTGCTTGAACGAGTAAGCCTGAACAAATCTCTTCGGGATGATACAATCGCCTATCTAAACTTGCGTGAGTCTTTAATGAAACCCTTAACCCTGGGCGAAATGGATCGATTGTTAAACAAGTCCCCCAAGGAAGTTGTAATGGCTTTAGCACGGGATGAGCGGTTTAAAAAACAGATCACGGGATGCCTGGAGGCCGCTCAAAGGATTAACATGTCCCTTGATGGAAAGGCTCTTATAGAAATGGGAGTAAAGCAAGGCCCGGAGATCGGAGAAATTCTGGATTGGGTGCGAACGGCTTGGCTCGAGGGTAAGATCAGCTCATCAGAAGAAGAGCAGGGAATTGCTCGTCAGTGGGTTAATAGTCTGCGATAGAAGGGGGTAGGAATTTGTTCGATTTCAATTTAACGACCATTATCGCAAATATTCCCGCGTTAATGATCGGGTTTGCCTTTCATGAGTTTGCCCATGCTTGGGTCGCGGATCGTTTAGGAGATCCGACACCGCGAAGCCAGGGTCGTTTAACCTTAAACCCTTTCGTGCACTTGGACCTTTTTGGAACTCTTATGGCTCTCTTATATCGTTTCGGCTGGGCTAAGCCTGTTATGACGAATCCCCATTACTTCCGGGGGGATAAACGGCGGGGACAGATGCTGGTTGCTGTAGCAGGATCAGTCATGAATTTGATCACAGCCTTTGTTTTAATGTTCCTATGGTTTTTGACTATGCTCGGGGTTCAGGCTTCGGAATGGAGTGGGATTATCTCACTGGTATTTCAATCCGCCGTTTTAATGAATCTCGGCTTAGGAATATTCAATCTCTTGCCGATTCCGCCGCTTGATGGGTTTGCGGTTCTTTCAGGATTATTGCCTGTACGATTTGCTCCTCAGTTGCGGATCATAGAACAGTATGGAATGATTATTTTAATCATACTTCTCTTTACAGATATTTTTGGAAAGGTTCTTTCACCTGCGGTGATTGGGATATTCTACACGTATCAAAAAATTATTTCACTGATACTAACCCCTTTTCTAGGGTGAAGTGGATAAATTATAGAATTATTTTAAGGGGTTGTTATTATGAAGGGGAAAATATTTAGTGGAATGCGTCCCACGGGGGCATTGCATATTGGACATCTGAGTGTCATTCAGAATTGGGTAAACTTACAGGATGACTATGAAAGCTATTTTTCAATTGTCGATTTGCATGCCCTGACAACCGGGTATGAAGATAAATTAAACTTCCCTGAGCTAAGAAGAGAAATTGCTTTAGACTGGCTCAGTGTGGGGATTGATCCCCAAAAAAGTTCAATCTTTATGCAGTCGGCCGTTAAAGAGCACGCCGAACTTCATTTGCTTTTTTCCATGTTTACCCCTTTGTCCTGGTTGGAACGTGTTCCTACCTACAAGGATCAAATTCAACAGTTAAGTCTCCAAGGCAAAGATTTAGCGACTTATGGATTTTTAGGATATCCTCTCCTGCAGGCTGCTGATATTTTAGTGTATAAAGCAAACGTGGTACCTGTTGGAGAAGATCAGCTTCCGCATATTGAGCTTTGCCGGGAAATTGCCCGTCGCTTT encodes the following:
- a CDS encoding LCP family protein, translated to MKEKKNRFELLFRVVKVHKKTLFLGFFLGISLVLGVSLANQVIGNETPITLAKAGEGSSQAEKEIPTIDISASNQVNETTIIAETLDAQQEAADEQTEDASQNNNSDPAANSVNDLIDEAIPTFNKKHFTVLLVGVDQRPREKSISNTDTLLVADVNTINGQVTLLSIPRDTQVMIPGYGKEKINAAARLGKGLKTTTALVEEITGQPIDGYVLTNFTGFKTIIDTLGGITLTVEKDMYYMTGDKEDGIINLKEGTQRLNGTQALQYARFRQDALADISRTSRQQAVLKAMGKEFLQVKTLPKLPALISQITKCTETDLTAGELWSMANILLRFKNPNITSQTLPGNFLIEDNISYWKVNPKKSQALVKKLIEEGKTSSVFFQ
- the lysA gene encoding diaminopimelate decarboxylase, which gives rise to MRLHGTQVMNQQGHLEIGGCDTVELASQFGTPLYIMDEAHIREICRQYHSSFVKGMENTEVVYASKAFLTLAMCRIIEEEGLGLDVVSGGELYTALQAEFTPKNIYFHGNNKSREELSMALNAEVGRIVVDNFYEMSLLNDLARERNQQINILLRITPGIEAHTHEYIQTGQIDSKFGFTLSNGTADQAIDLALSSSNLMLKGLHAHIGSQIFELDSFRHEVEIMVKYMADSQVRTDYRLQELNLGGGFGIYYASGDEPAKISDYAKTVRNALDEACQRHSFPWPKIIIEPGRSIVGTAGTTLYSIGSIKEIPGIRKYVAIDGGMADNPRPSLYQARYEAVVANRLNEEVKESVSITGKCCESGDMLIWDINLPKVKPGDLLAVLSTGAYNYSMSSNYNRLPRPGVVLVKDGHADVIVKRETHSDLLRNDVLPERLNHRQIASK
- a CDS encoding LiaI-LiaF-like domain-containing protein, encoding MKKIYDSLSRGLLLIGIGIVFFLLNYGFLSWGLWRHVIDLWPLILILAGISLLFNRRISFSVILLIFLLCIVGYSIAIGDKPAPGHINNSFPNEWHNRNGIHIEL
- the trpS gene encoding tryptophan--tRNA ligase, whose amino-acid sequence is MKGKIFSGMRPTGALHIGHLSVIQNWVNLQDDYESYFSIVDLHALTTGYEDKLNFPELRREIALDWLSVGIDPQKSSIFMQSAVKEHAELHLLFSMFTPLSWLERVPTYKDQIQQLSLQGKDLATYGFLGYPLLQAADILVYKANVVPVGEDQLPHIELCREIARRFNHLFGTVFPEPQALVGKIPLLPGVDGRKMSKSYHNAISLAASAEEIKTRVQQMVTDPARLRKDDPGHPEVCIVHKFHQIYTPEVAEVEEKCRAGKVGCVACKRHLAENLEKLIGPFRERRAYWEEPGRVENVLEEGAQRARATASETMKEVRCIMGL
- a CDS encoding CBS domain-containing protein, which codes for MDIILAHRQIDFDALASMVAAQKIYPNSVLVMDGKPNVNVQDFLALSRDTLRFRKAQDINLDKVSRVILVDTHDLHRAGSMGEKVSKIPGVQIEIYDHHPYAGKLREGMVIEPVGACATLLVEKLAGLGLPLSSFEATLIAIGIYDDTGSLLFDNTTVRDVHAVAYLLEQGANLGVISKNLRRPLAEEQKDLLQELLDRGQTEFFEGLPVYISYAEIKDYVGGLALLAHRVGELEGADTWFLLVKMENRVYVVGRSRGRGLPINGIVRLFGGAGHERAASATIKDAELSEILKQLRSAIRSRAKRPHLVKDIMSFPVKTVSPETRLGEVEQILLRYGHTGVPVTEDKNLVGIISRRDVDKAIKHGLRHAPVKGFMTTKVSTVEADVPWDEVRRLMVQHDIGRLPVVEDGDLVGIVSRSDVLRLVHGGSVPIETQLARERSAAMRQDILDLINLLPEDVRKLLEAVRDTAGEEGCSVYLVGGFVRDLLLSVPTQDLDFVVEGSGGQFAQALMRRMPDGKLTQHFKFGTAQISFPDGSHLDIASTRWEHYSFPGALPQVEESCLRDDLFRRDFTINSMAICLNTERYGELVDYYGGKQDLQQRKIRFLHNLSFIDDPTRMLRAIRFKERYQFDFAKETLDALHTAIETGVLSKLSVERFTEEILLIFKEANYLAMGQILVKSGLFKAWFGEELAWNFDLDNAEESLDWSLNMRWLISVSQMESAGIEQLLERVSLNKSLRDDTIAYLNLRESLMKPLTLGEMDRLLNKSPKEVVMALARDERFKKQITGCLEAAQRINMSLDGKALIEMGVKQGPEIGEILDWVRTAWLEGKISSSEEEQGIARQWVNSLR
- a CDS encoding PspC domain-containing protein — translated: MPERVYRSVRNKMIGGVCGGLADYFRVDVTLVRLIALVALFAGGVGFLAYLAAWVIIPINPEEEDVKDVVPDVNEESREFRKPENHERHDNRTKIAGAILIVVGAVFLLESWFPYWFDMSKMWPLLLIFIGLFVIVRGGRR
- a CDS encoding site-2 protease family protein, which encodes MFDFNLTTIIANIPALMIGFAFHEFAHAWVADRLGDPTPRSQGRLTLNPFVHLDLFGTLMALLYRFGWAKPVMTNPHYFRGDKRRGQMLVAVAGSVMNLITAFVLMFLWFLTMLGVQASEWSGIISLVFQSAVLMNLGLGIFNLLPIPPLDGFAVLSGLLPVRFAPQLRIIEQYGMIILIILLFTDIFGKVLSPAVIGIFYTYQKIISLILTPFLG
- a CDS encoding heavy metal translocating P-type ATPase, whose translation is MVQLFKDEEKRTILFLVISLVSVIVSFFNIGNLPINPAWVAILLCGIPIIKGAIVGLVTEFDIKADVLVSIALIASVIIGEIFAAGEIAFIMALGAYLEERTVAKARAGIEKLVHLTPTTARVIRNGEESIVPAEQIKVGDILRVLAGETIAVDGIIVSGQTSVNQAVMTGESLPVDKNAGDEVSSGTVNQFGTFEMEATRVGEDSSLQRMIRLVQSADASKAKIVGIADRWATWIVVIALISAVATWLITGEIIRAVTILVVFCPCALVLATPTAIMAGIGNATKFGILIREGDALERLSEVKCIALDKTGTLTYGNPAVAAVESFDSGLSGEALLSLTASAELRSEHPLGKAIVAHYKASSSASLQEPSDFQMLAGRGVSAVVESRGVLAGNMEMLRDNSIPLPQAIINKADQYRNDGCTVIYISADGHAVGFIALSDTLRADTVDMIKGVEKIGVKSVLLTGDNCHAASHIARIAGISGVHSDCLPEDKMAVIEQYQSRGDRVCMVGDGINDAPALKKAYVGIAMGGVGSDIAVDAADIVLVGDDIKYIPHLLALSKKTMNTIKLNMALSMVLNFAAILLAITGILNPVMGALVHNVGSVAVIINSSLLLKWKETKK